A part of Rhodamnia argentea isolate NSW1041297 chromosome 8, ASM2092103v1, whole genome shotgun sequence genomic DNA contains:
- the LOC115736562 gene encoding probable protein phosphatase 2C 24 — MAEICCGVVSETEANPACKPTSRAARRRRMEIRRFKFVNGGGGGETASGRKRRKLLGASESSFSDEEKRVGGLGDGRLERKAASVSDDSLSLIRVTMMTTALSRTQSSPAALELPNEYPKFGVSSVCGRRREMEDMVAVHPSFSRRRGEPTTELHYFGVYDGHGCSHVAVRCRERMHELIKEELAVVNAEEGSAPTDWRAAMERSFRKMDKEAIAWNEGVAAVHKRCRCELQSPECEAVGSTAVVAIVSPDKIIVANCGDSRAVLSRKGKAIPLSSDHKPDRPDELNRIQEAGGRVIYWDGPRVLGVLAMSRAIGDNYLKPYVSCDPEVTVVERTADDDCLILASDGLWDVVSNDTACRVARMCLSGRIHAPPRKNGAAEPAPAGMGVGERSDGPCSDASLLLTKLALARHSTDNVSVVVVDLRRSC, encoded by the exons ATGGCGGAGATCTGCTGCGGGGTGGTGAGCGAGACCGAGGCGAACCCGGCGTGCAAGCCGACCTCGAGGGCGGCGAGGCGGCGGAGGATGGAGATCCGGCGGTTCAAGTTCGtcaatggcggcggcggcggcgagacGGCGAGCGGACGAAAACGGAGGAAGCTGCTCGGCGCCAGCGAGAGCTCTTTCTCCGACGAAGAGAAACGCGTCGGTGGATTGGGGGACGGTAGACTGGAGCGCAAGGCTGCGTCCGTCAGCGATGACTCTCTGAGCCTGATCAGAGTGACGATGATGACGACGGCTCTGAGCAGGACACAGTCCAGCCCGGCTGCTCTGGAGCTCCCGAACGAGTATCCGAAGTTCGGAGTCTCGTCCGTCTgcgggaggaggagagagatggaAGACATGGTCGCCGTCCACCCTTCCTTTAGCCGCCGGCGCGGCGAGCCCACCACCGAGCTGCATTATTTCGGTGTGTACGACGGACATGGTTGCTCTCAT GTGGCAGTGCGTTGTAGAGAGAGGATGCACGAGCTGATAAAGGAGGAGCTGGCGGTGGTGAACGCGGAGGAGGGCTCGGCTCCGACGGATTGGAGGGCGGCGATGGAGCGGAGCTTTCGCAAGATGGACAAGGAGGCGATCGCGTGGAACGAGGGCGTGGCGGCGGTGCACAAGAGGTGCAGGTGCGAGCTCCAGTCGCCGGAGTGCGAGGCGGTTGGGTCGACGGCCGTCGTCGCCATCGTCAGCCCCGACAAGATCATCGTCGCCAACTGCGGCGACTCCAGGGCCGTCCTCTCGCGCAAAGGCAAGGCGATTCCTCTCTCCTCCGATCACAAG ccGGATAGGCCGGACGAGCTGAATCGGATCCAAGAAGCGGGTGGTCGGGTCATCTACTGGGACGGACCTCGGGTCCTCGGAGTTCTCGCAATGTCGAGAGCTATTG GCGATAATTATTTGAAGCCGTACGTGAGTTGCGACCCGGAGGTGACGGTGGTGGAACGGACGGCGGACGACGACTGCCTGATCCTCGCGAGCGACGGGCTGTGGGACGTGGTCTCGAACGACACGGCGTGCAGGGTGGCGCGCATGTGCCTGAGCGGGAGGATCCACGCGCCGCCGCGGAAGAACGGGGCGGCCGAGCCGGCGCCGGCGGGGATGGGCGTGGGGGAGAGGTCGGACGGGCCGTGCTCGGACGCGTCGCTGCTGCTGACGAAGCTGGCGCTGGCGAGGCACAGCACGGACAACGTCAGCGTGGTCGTGGTGGATCTCAGGAGGTCTTGCTAG
- the LOC115736566 gene encoding methylsterol monooxygenase 2-2 isoform X2, with amino-acid sequence MIFSYPVFKFMGMRSSLPLPSWNTVLTQIIFYFILEDFVFYWGHRVLHTKWLYKHVHSVHHEYATPFGLTSEYAHPAEILFLGFATIVGPAITGPHLITLWLWMVVRVLETVEAHCGYHFPWSLSNFLPIYGGADFHDYHHRLLYTKSGNYASTFVYMDRIFGTDKGYRKLKALKAGHIEDSSKEM; translated from the exons ATGATTTTCTCCTATCCTGTCTTCAAATTCATGGGCATGAGAAGTAGTCTTCCCCTGCCATCCTG GAATACAGTGTTGACACAGATTATATTCTACTTCATCCTTGAGGACTTTGTATTCTATTGGGGCCACAGGGTTCTACATACAAAATGGCTGTACAAGCATGTTCACAGTGTCCACCATGA ATACGCCACGCCCTTTGGACTCACTTCCGAATATGCACACCCTGCTGAGATACTGTTTCTCGGTTTTGCAACCATTGTTGGCCCTGCCATTACTGGGCCCCATCTGATCACTTTATGGTTATGGATGGTAGTCAGAGTGCTGGAGACAGTTGAAGCTCATTGTGGTTACCATTTCCCATGGAGCCTTTCAAACTTTTTGCCAATATATGGGGG CGCTGATTTTCATGATTACCACCACCGCTTGCTGTATACCAAGTCTGGAAACTACGCGTCAACCTTTGTATACATGGATCG GATCTTCGGAACCGACAAGGGGTACAGAAAGTTGAAGGCCTTGAAGGCTGGGCACATTGAAGATTCCAGCAAGGAAATGTag
- the LOC115736566 gene encoding methylsterol monooxygenase 2-2 isoform X1: MASIVESGWLHLVTHFSDFQLACLGSFFLHESVFFLSGLPFIFLERAGWLSKYKIQPKNNTPAAQEKCITRLVLYHLCVNLPVMIFSYPVFKFMGMRSSLPLPSWNTVLTQIIFYFILEDFVFYWGHRVLHTKWLYKHVHSVHHEYATPFGLTSEYAHPAEILFLGFATIVGPAITGPHLITLWLWMVVRVLETVEAHCGYHFPWSLSNFLPIYGGADFHDYHHRLLYTKSGNYASTFVYMDRIFGTDKGYRKLKALKAGHIEDSSKEM, translated from the exons ATGGCTTCCATCGTCGAATCTGGTTGGCTG CATCTGGTCACGCATTTCAGCGACTTTCAACTGGCCTGCCTCGGAAGTTTCTTTCTTCATGAAAGTGTGTTTTTCTTATCAGGACTGCCTTTTATATTTCTCGAACGAGCAGGATGGTTAAGCAAGTACAAAATACAG CCGAAGAATAACACCCCTGCAGCTCAGGAAAAATGCATCACTCGTCTAGTACTGTATCATCTGTGTGTAAACCTACCAGTGATGATTTTCTCCTATCCTGTCTTCAAATTCATGGGCATGAGAAGTAGTCTTCCCCTGCCATCCTG GAATACAGTGTTGACACAGATTATATTCTACTTCATCCTTGAGGACTTTGTATTCTATTGGGGCCACAGGGTTCTACATACAAAATGGCTGTACAAGCATGTTCACAGTGTCCACCATGA ATACGCCACGCCCTTTGGACTCACTTCCGAATATGCACACCCTGCTGAGATACTGTTTCTCGGTTTTGCAACCATTGTTGGCCCTGCCATTACTGGGCCCCATCTGATCACTTTATGGTTATGGATGGTAGTCAGAGTGCTGGAGACAGTTGAAGCTCATTGTGGTTACCATTTCCCATGGAGCCTTTCAAACTTTTTGCCAATATATGGGGG CGCTGATTTTCATGATTACCACCACCGCTTGCTGTATACCAAGTCTGGAAACTACGCGTCAACCTTTGTATACATGGATCG GATCTTCGGAACCGACAAGGGGTACAGAAAGTTGAAGGCCTTGAAGGCTGGGCACATTGAAGATTCCAGCAAGGAAATGTag